A section of the Petrimonas sulfuriphila genome encodes:
- a CDS encoding DUF1858 domain-containing protein, with amino-acid sequence MNTNNPDITPDTKVADLLKEFPQLEELLKHFSPAFAALKNPVLRKTVAKVTSLQQAAKVGGVSIVEMVNTLRKEAGLLPLENSFCPNSEDIHIPFSEKMLPATITHTLDVRPIIESGNHPKDQILDLANKLNQGDCLEFISSFPPTPLIDLLQKKGYSVTMLAPDEGVVRTFVKMK; translated from the coding sequence ATGAACACAAATAATCCCGACATCACTCCCGACACCAAAGTTGCCGATTTATTAAAAGAATTTCCGCAACTGGAAGAGCTTTTGAAGCATTTCTCTCCTGCTTTTGCCGCATTAAAAAATCCGGTATTGCGAAAAACGGTAGCAAAAGTAACCTCGTTGCAGCAAGCGGCAAAAGTGGGAGGTGTGAGTATAGTGGAGATGGTTAATACGCTCAGAAAGGAAGCAGGACTATTGCCGCTTGAGAACAGTTTCTGTCCAAACAGTGAAGATATTCATATCCCTTTCTCAGAAAAAATGCTCCCGGCAACCATTACGCACACATTGGATGTCCGCCCCATCATCGAATCCGGAAATCACCCTAAGGATCAAATACTTGATCTCGCCAATAAGTTGAATCAAGGAGATTGTCTGGAATTTATCTCTTCGTTTCCTCCCACCCCACTGATCGATTTGCTACAAAAGAAAGGCTACAGCGTCACGATGCTTGCGCCTGATGAAGGCGTTGTAAGAACCTTCGTGAAAATGAAGTAA
- a CDS encoding DUF438 domain-containing protein, which yields MSEVINNSSQRKELLRHLLLRLHEGENPEVLRQRLIEVLRNIPYNEVVEVEQELINSNALTEEEILDFCDLHTAVLDGSIDLGGAKPVPAGHPVDTFKKENQSLKREVIKIAGLFDNVTDLSEKQLPGFILQLRTIFNNLSDVDKHYKRKEYLLFPFLEKHLITGPPKVMWGKHDEIRDLLKSSFEALESPVSTVEEMKSLVQLVLVPAVEMLDGMIMKEEEILFPMAMDTLTEEEWYKVYQETPNFGYCLFDPEDEWQPSGTKVEKQEYVTADAIRLSSGAFNLAELEALFLHLPIDITFVDKIDKVRFFSHSPNRVFERNRSIIGRDVRMCHPPGSVHVVEQILSDFKSGKENKAVFWMSNFMGRFIYIEYSAVRGKEGEYLGVVEVTQDITQMRKLEGDQRLLSYEHK from the coding sequence ATGAGTGAAGTAATCAACAACTCGTCGCAGCGCAAAGAACTGTTGCGACACCTTCTCCTCCGTTTACACGAAGGAGAAAACCCCGAAGTGCTGCGACAAAGACTTATCGAAGTGCTCCGCAACATCCCATACAACGAAGTGGTGGAAGTTGAACAGGAACTCATCAATAGCAACGCACTTACCGAGGAAGAAATTCTCGATTTCTGCGATTTGCATACGGCTGTACTCGACGGTAGCATCGATTTGGGTGGTGCCAAACCCGTTCCCGCAGGGCATCCGGTGGACACATTCAAAAAAGAAAATCAGTCATTAAAAAGAGAAGTAATTAAAATCGCCGGCCTGTTTGATAACGTAACTGACCTTAGCGAAAAACAACTGCCGGGATTTATACTGCAGCTTCGTACAATATTCAATAACTTATCCGATGTGGATAAACACTACAAACGGAAGGAATATCTGCTTTTCCCCTTTTTGGAGAAACACCTTATCACAGGCCCTCCAAAGGTGATGTGGGGTAAACACGACGAAATCAGGGATTTGTTGAAAAGTTCTTTTGAAGCGCTGGAATCACCCGTTTCAACGGTGGAAGAAATGAAATCCCTTGTTCAGCTCGTACTTGTTCCGGCCGTTGAGATGTTGGACGGAATGATTATGAAAGAAGAGGAAATTTTGTTCCCAATGGCAATGGACACATTAACCGAAGAAGAATGGTACAAGGTCTATCAGGAAACGCCTAATTTCGGTTACTGCCTTTTTGACCCGGAAGACGAATGGCAACCGTCCGGCACAAAGGTTGAAAAACAGGAATACGTGACCGCCGATGCTATACGCCTTTCCTCCGGAGCATTTAATCTCGCTGAGCTAGAAGCCCTTTTCTTACATCTTCCCATCGACATTACATTTGTGGACAAAATCGATAAGGTACGTTTCTTTTCACACAGTCCCAACAGGGTTTTCGAGCGAAACCGTTCTATTATCGGACGTGATGTACGGATGTGCCATCCGCCGGGAAGTGTGCACGTGGTAGAGCAAATACTTTCCGATTTCAAAAGCGGGAAAGAAAACAAAGCCGTTTTTTGGATGTCGAACTTCATGGGGCGGTTCATCTATATCGAATACTCGGCTGTACGCGGAAAAGAAGGGGAGTATCTGGGTGTTGTGGAAGTAACGCAAGATATCACACAAATGAGAAAACTGGAAGGCGACCAGCGACTGCTTTCGTATGAACACAAATAA
- a CDS encoding cupin domain-containing protein yields the protein MATFEPAKIFTMEDSIEYSSGGVISKQVIKKQSGNVTLFSFDKDQGLTEHTSPYDAMVYLLDGEAEIRIDGNPHHLKKGECIIMPAGFSHALYAIEPFKMVLTMIKQ from the coding sequence ATGGCAACTTTTGAACCTGCAAAAATTTTTACGATGGAAGATTCAATTGAATATTCCTCCGGAGGCGTTATCAGCAAACAAGTTATAAAAAAGCAATCGGGAAACGTCACATTGTTTTCTTTCGATAAAGACCAGGGACTGACGGAACACACCTCGCCCTATGATGCGATGGTATACCTGCTGGACGGTGAGGCAGAAATCCGCATAGACGGCAATCCTCACCATTTGAAAAAAGGTGAGTGCATCATTATGCCTGCCGGGTTCTCTCATGCACTCTATGCTATTGAGCCGTTTAAAATGGTGTTGACAATGATTAAGCAATAA
- the hcp gene encoding hydroxylamine reductase — protein MFCFQCQEAAKNEGCTVKGVCGKTADVANLQDLLLFLCKGISHYTVPLRKYGIEIPQINKFITDSLFMTITNANFDKNRFTTRLLMAFEMRNAARERLTNTGGNIDGITFDGALWVGETEAEISKKAFEVGVLTTKNEDVRSLRELTIYGLKGMAAYAEHAFNLGYTENEIFAFMQRALVATTDDTLSVDELTALVLETGKYGVQVMALLDRANTSSYGNPEITKVNLGVRNNPGILISGHDLKDMEDLLKQTEGTGVDVYTHSEMLPANYYPAFKKYSHFVGNYGSSWWHQTEDFENFNGIILFTTNCIVPPRKSSTYIDRVYTTGASGFEGFKHIGDRKEGQPKDFSAIIEHAKKCAAPKEIETGEIVGGFAHNQVIALADKVVEAVESGAIRKFFVMGGCDGRMNGRNYYTEFAQKLPGDTVILTAGCAKYRYNKLPLGDINGIPRVLDAGQCNDSYSLVKIALALKEALGLNDLNDLPIAYNIAWYEQKAVIVLLALLYLGVKNIHLGPTLPAFLSPNVVNVLVNNFGITGITSVDEDMKLLLETVESK, from the coding sequence ATGTTTTGTTTTCAGTGTCAGGAAGCAGCAAAGAACGAAGGCTGCACCGTAAAGGGAGTATGTGGAAAAACCGCAGATGTGGCCAACCTTCAGGATTTGCTGTTGTTCTTGTGCAAAGGAATTTCACATTATACCGTTCCGTTGAGAAAATATGGGATTGAAATTCCGCAGATCAACAAATTTATTACTGATAGCTTGTTTATGACCATCACAAATGCCAATTTCGACAAAAACCGGTTTACCACACGCCTGTTAATGGCTTTCGAAATGCGGAATGCCGCAAGGGAACGCCTGACTAACACAGGGGGAAATATTGATGGGATCACTTTTGACGGTGCTCTCTGGGTGGGAGAAACCGAAGCCGAAATATCAAAAAAAGCGTTCGAAGTGGGTGTGCTTACCACAAAAAATGAAGATGTCCGCTCTCTTCGTGAACTCACCATTTACGGATTAAAAGGAATGGCTGCATATGCCGAACACGCTTTCAACTTAGGTTACACAGAAAACGAAATTTTCGCTTTTATGCAGCGTGCGCTGGTAGCAACAACGGACGACACCCTTTCGGTTGACGAGTTGACCGCACTGGTTCTCGAAACCGGGAAATACGGTGTACAGGTAATGGCATTGCTGGATAGAGCAAACACATCGAGTTACGGAAATCCGGAAATCACAAAAGTAAACCTTGGCGTACGTAACAATCCGGGAATTCTCATCAGCGGACACGACTTAAAGGATATGGAAGATCTGCTGAAACAAACCGAAGGGACAGGGGTAGATGTTTACACGCACAGTGAAATGCTTCCGGCAAACTACTATCCGGCATTTAAGAAATACAGCCACTTCGTGGGCAATTACGGGAGTTCATGGTGGCATCAAACCGAAGATTTTGAGAATTTTAACGGAATTATCCTGTTTACGACCAACTGCATTGTCCCTCCCCGAAAATCATCCACTTACATCGACAGGGTCTATACAACAGGGGCATCGGGATTCGAAGGATTCAAGCATATCGGGGACCGAAAGGAGGGACAACCAAAAGACTTTTCTGCAATAATCGAACATGCCAAAAAATGTGCTGCTCCCAAAGAAATCGAAACGGGTGAGATTGTAGGCGGATTCGCACACAATCAGGTCATTGCTCTTGCTGATAAAGTGGTTGAAGCAGTCGAGTCCGGCGCCATTCGCAAATTCTTTGTGATGGGAGGATGCGACGGGAGAATGAACGGAAGAAACTATTATACCGAGTTCGCTCAAAAACTGCCCGGGGATACAGTCATCTTAACCGCCGGTTGTGCCAAATACCGGTACAACAAGTTACCGTTGGGTGATATCAATGGCATTCCCCGTGTACTTGACGCCGGACAGTGCAACGACAGCTACTCACTCGTAAAAATCGCTCTCGCATTAAAAGAAGCCCTAGGTTTAAACGACTTGAACGATTTGCCCATCGCTTATAACATTGCCTGGTATGAACAAAAGGCGGTAATTGTTTTGCTGGCCCTGCTCTATTTGGGAGTAAAGAACATCCACCTTGGACCGACCCTCCCTGCATTCCTTTCACCCAACGTGGTGAATGTACTGGTAAACAACTTTGGAATTACGGGAATTACAAGCGTGGACGAAGACATGAAACTTCTCCTCGAAACGGTGGAGAGCAAATGA
- a CDS encoding Crp/Fnr family transcriptional regulator — MYNPILADCPLFSGIDDKTLEDFISDTVCEIRTFQKGEYVVRQGDTITFLYLLTEGIVRTEMITAEGNLVEIEFIEAVRPLAPAFIFSDQHRFPVDAITMEKAVVYMIPKSVFLKKMMLNETLLRNFLRLNSNMTVFLSGKVKMLSIKSLRAKLSLYILENTSPDQDSFILKRTQTQLAEYFGVQRPSLARTIGEMINDGVISLYKKELKVLNRKKLEHY; from the coding sequence ATGTACAACCCAATTCTTGCTGATTGTCCACTGTTTTCCGGAATCGACGATAAAACTCTTGAGGATTTTATATCCGATACAGTATGTGAAATCCGGACTTTTCAGAAAGGAGAATACGTGGTTAGACAGGGAGACACTATCACTTTTCTGTACTTATTGACGGAAGGGATTGTGCGCACTGAAATGATTACAGCTGAGGGTAATTTGGTTGAAATTGAATTTATTGAGGCCGTTCGTCCATTAGCACCTGCATTTATTTTTTCCGACCAGCACAGGTTTCCTGTCGATGCCATTACCATGGAGAAGGCAGTTGTTTATATGATTCCAAAATCTGTTTTTCTCAAAAAAATGATGTTGAATGAAACGTTGCTGAGAAACTTTTTGAGGCTGAATTCCAATATGACGGTCTTTTTATCAGGGAAGGTCAAAATGCTTTCTATCAAGAGTCTGCGTGCGAAGTTGTCCTTATATATCCTCGAGAACACCTCTCCCGATCAGGACAGTTTTATTTTAAAAAGAACTCAGACGCAATTAGCCGAATATTTTGGTGTTCAGCGTCCGTCCCTTGCACGCACCATTGGCGAGATGATCAATGATGGTGTTATTTCTTTATACAAAAAGGAATTAAAGGTGTTAAACCGGAAAAAGCTGGAGCATTATTAA
- the aspS gene encoding aspartate--tRNA ligase encodes MYRNRTCGELRIADINKEVTLSGWVHKIRKMGGMTFIDLRDRYGVTQLSFNQEIDRELCEQANKLAREYVIQVTGKVAERSSKNQNIPTGDIEIVATAVTVLNAAQTPPFTIETETDGGDDLRMKYRYLDLRRSIVRKNLELRHKMAFEARKYLDKRDFLEVETPVLIGSTPEGARDFIVPSRMNQGEFYALPQSPQLFKQLLMVSGFDRYFQIVKCFRDEDLRADRQPEFTQIDCEMSFVEQEDVLNMFEGLTKHLFKTQKGIELPDFPRMSYADAMRQYGSDKPDIRFDMKFVEIKDLTTGRGFGVFDSSEYVGAICAQGCAAYTRKQLDELTDFVKRPQIGAKGLIYVRYNEDATLKSSVDKFFSESDLKLWAERCNAKPGDLLLVLSGETEKTQKQLSELRLEMGARLGLRDKNNYKCLWVVDFPLLEKDEELNRFFAKHHPFTSPKPEDIALLDSDPGAVRANAYDLVINGVEVGGGSIRIHDSALQKKMFSVLGFTEERAQEQFGFLMNAFKYGAPPHGGIAFGLDRLVSLFAGLDSIRDCIAFPKNNSGRDVMIDAPSRIEQEQLDELGLIIVEKEK; translated from the coding sequence ATGTATAGAAACAGGACTTGTGGCGAATTACGAATCGCCGACATAAATAAGGAGGTCACCCTTTCGGGCTGGGTGCACAAAATTCGTAAAATGGGAGGTATGACTTTTATTGACTTACGCGACCGATACGGAGTCACTCAATTATCGTTTAACCAGGAGATAGACCGCGAACTTTGCGAACAGGCAAATAAACTGGCACGTGAATATGTAATTCAGGTGACGGGAAAAGTAGCAGAAAGATCAAGCAAGAATCAAAACATACCTACCGGAGATATTGAAATAGTAGCAACGGCTGTGACTGTTTTAAACGCAGCACAAACGCCTCCTTTCACCATCGAAACAGAAACTGATGGGGGTGATGATTTACGCATGAAATACCGCTACCTCGATTTACGACGCAGCATAGTTAGAAAAAACCTTGAACTCCGTCACAAAATGGCGTTCGAGGCACGGAAGTATCTCGATAAAAGAGACTTTCTGGAAGTAGAAACTCCCGTGCTTATCGGTTCTACTCCGGAAGGTGCACGCGATTTCATTGTACCATCGCGTATGAACCAGGGAGAGTTTTACGCGCTGCCACAATCGCCGCAGCTCTTTAAGCAGCTACTGATGGTTTCGGGATTCGATCGTTATTTCCAGATCGTGAAATGCTTTCGGGATGAGGACCTGCGCGCCGACCGCCAACCGGAATTTACACAAATCGATTGTGAAATGTCGTTCGTTGAGCAGGAAGACGTGCTGAATATGTTTGAGGGACTGACGAAACATCTTTTTAAAACGCAGAAAGGAATTGAGCTTCCCGATTTTCCGCGGATGAGCTACGCCGATGCCATGCGGCAATACGGATCGGACAAGCCCGATATCCGTTTCGACATGAAGTTTGTGGAAATAAAGGATTTGACAACCGGCCGGGGTTTTGGTGTCTTCGACTCATCGGAATACGTCGGTGCCATTTGTGCTCAGGGATGCGCTGCATACACCCGCAAACAACTCGACGAGTTGACGGATTTTGTGAAGCGACCGCAGATCGGAGCCAAAGGGTTAATCTATGTTCGTTACAACGAAGATGCAACCTTAAAATCATCGGTAGATAAATTCTTCTCCGAAAGCGATTTGAAATTGTGGGCGGAACGTTGCAACGCCAAACCCGGAGACCTGCTTCTTGTGTTAAGTGGAGAAACCGAGAAAACACAAAAACAACTCTCTGAACTTCGTCTCGAAATGGGTGCGCGCCTAGGATTACGAGACAAAAACAATTACAAATGCCTTTGGGTAGTAGATTTTCCTTTGCTGGAAAAAGACGAAGAGTTGAACCGGTTTTTCGCCAAGCATCATCCCTTTACCTCCCCCAAACCGGAAGATATCGCACTGCTTGATTCAGATCCGGGAGCTGTTCGCGCCAACGCTTACGATTTAGTAATCAATGGCGTGGAAGTTGGTGGCGGATCTATCCGTATCCATGACAGCGCGCTGCAAAAGAAAATGTTTTCGGTTCTTGGTTTTACCGAAGAACGCGCCCAGGAACAATTTGGATTTCTGATGAACGCTTTCAAGTACGGGGCACCTCCGCACGGAGGGATAGCCTTCGGCTTGGACAGGCTGGTTTCACTCTTTGCCGGGCTCGATAGTATTCGCGACTGCATCGCTTTCCCGAAAAACAATTCCGGACGCGACGTCATGATTGATGCTCCTTCGCGCATTGAACAAGAGCAGCTGGATGAACTGGGCTTGATTATCGTAGAAAAAGAAAAATAA
- a CDS encoding alpha/beta hydrolase, whose protein sequence is MRKMACLLTLFISISLFASERVPIWPKDKMPHRQDHQIAAMVDEAGKKDFNADKNRVAYLEWFDAPPKEVRNGGCMILISGGSYESCCDVELIKLWNKTFTQLGFQCINFVYRTPRPVGLPIYQTAWEDGQRAVRKVRSEAKKRGFDPEKIGVISMSAGSHLALLLATSSQTSAYEKVDPIDELPCNINWAIINAPAYGTNDAETGIPASRQGYGTDVNLSNVFKFDERTCPMSLHHGGTDIYASQTSTLVYRQLRRMNIPAELHLYADKGHGAFGLERGVEFMRQMGYMGKLAGEEELMKRYASDDSRTDYFKMNIWPEGKTPDIQPNQCTPYLEWHTPKNLKIKAIQIIYSGGSYEGNDPDGFEVAPARRYLNEMGMTVVTLKYRTPRPTTGLSKHTTAWQDLQRAIKIVRSEASKRGLDPERIGIMGSSAGGHLTLMGVTSSLHQSYLPIDEIDKLRCNVQWGIGIYPAYALTDGSEQPNIDKGNEDSAVLVPELSFDLKTAPMLFVHGDADGWAAMNSVKTWEKMQQMGIQSELHTLATRDHCFQLKASPGTGSYTYLERIWEFLSSKGFNK, encoded by the coding sequence ATGAGAAAAATGGCATGCTTATTAACTTTGTTTATTAGTATAAGTTTATTTGCTAGTGAAAGAGTTCCTATTTGGCCAAAGGATAAAATGCCACATAGGCAAGATCATCAGATTGCAGCCATGGTAGACGAGGCTGGGAAAAAAGATTTTAATGCAGACAAGAATCGGGTAGCTTACCTGGAATGGTTTGATGCCCCCCCTAAGGAAGTACGTAATGGAGGATGTATGATTCTTATTTCGGGCGGTTCTTACGAGTCCTGTTGTGATGTAGAACTCATTAAACTATGGAATAAAACATTTACTCAATTAGGGTTTCAATGTATAAACTTTGTGTATAGGACGCCTAGGCCTGTGGGGCTTCCTATTTATCAAACTGCATGGGAAGATGGACAACGTGCTGTACGTAAAGTACGGAGTGAAGCTAAAAAACGTGGATTTGATCCAGAAAAAATAGGAGTTATATCCATGTCAGCAGGTTCACATTTAGCTTTATTGCTAGCGACTAGTTCACAAACATCGGCTTATGAAAAAGTGGACCCAATTGACGAACTACCTTGCAACATTAATTGGGCGATTATTAATGCTCCAGCCTATGGTACTAACGATGCAGAAACAGGTATACCTGCTAGCCGACAAGGATATGGAACGGATGTGAATTTGAGTAATGTTTTTAAATTTGATGAACGTACCTGTCCGATGAGTCTTCATCACGGAGGAACTGATATTTATGCTTCACAGACCTCGACATTGGTTTACCGCCAACTCAGACGAATGAATATTCCTGCCGAATTACATCTATATGCGGATAAGGGACATGGCGCTTTTGGACTAGAAAGAGGAGTTGAATTTATGCGCCAAATGGGATATATGGGTAAGCTAGCTGGGGAAGAAGAATTGATGAAGCGATATGCTTCCGATGATAGTCGTACCGATTATTTTAAGATGAATATTTGGCCAGAGGGAAAAACACCAGATATTCAACCGAATCAATGCACACCTTATTTAGAATGGCATACACCAAAAAACCTAAAGATAAAAGCGATACAAATTATCTACTCGGGCGGAAGTTATGAAGGCAACGACCCAGATGGTTTTGAAGTGGCTCCTGCCCGTCGCTATCTAAATGAAATGGGAATGACAGTAGTAACCTTAAAGTATCGTACACCTAGACCTACTACAGGGTTATCTAAACATACCACAGCTTGGCAAGACTTGCAGCGTGCCATCAAAATCGTACGAAGCGAAGCGTCTAAACGCGGGCTTGATCCAGAACGAATAGGTATTATGGGTAGTTCTGCAGGTGGGCATTTAACTTTGATGGGGGTTACTTCGTCTTTGCATCAGTCTTATTTGCCTATTGACGAAATTGATAAACTTCGTTGTAATGTACAATGGGGAATTGGTATTTATCCTGCATATGCGCTAACCGATGGCTCGGAGCAACCCAATATAGATAAAGGCAATGAAGATAGTGCCGTTCTCGTTCCAGAACTCTCTTTCGATTTAAAAACGGCTCCTATGCTATTTGTACACGGAGATGCTGACGGATGGGCTGCTATGAACTCAGTAAAGACTTGGGAAAAGATGCAACAGATGGGAATTCAAAGCGAACTTCATACCTTAGCTACTCGTGACCACTGTTTCCAGCTTAAAGCATCTCCAGGAACAGGGAGCTATACATACCTGGAACGTATTTGGGAATTTCTTTCCTCAAAAGGTTTTAATAAATAG